The stretch of DNA CAAAATTGAGAGCCGGTTCTGTCTCATAAATACCTCTCCAGGCAAATGCAAGCCATTTTGATTTGTGATGTCACCTTATATTCTGACAGAAGAAGACTTAAGAAAACACTTCAATCTACCCAATCGCATCAGTCTCTTTCTTTTGACCATGTGTCCACTAATGAccaaaattactttattttatatttgtagtTCATGATGCCTTTGAATAATTGGTGTATAATTGTATAGTAGCACTAACCTGTAGCCCCGAGGTAATGACGGTCAGAATCTTCTGCTTGCTAGATTATATATAGGATAAAGTACAACTTTAGTCCCTAAAAGGGTATGTCTCTGTCAATTGTAAGGGCCTTAAGGCACACAAAGTGACTTTCCTGTCCTGTAATATATGGAGAAATTTTCCAGTCTGAACATATTTAGTGTGTTTGTTGGTAACATCACCCGTTCATAAGGGCAGGAACTGCACTAATGTTGTAAGAAACAACATTTCTAATTTTGGATGTGAGTTGCAAACTTGCAGTGTTTAAGGAACGGGTTATCACTTATGATTGTCTCTTGCTTGATCTTAAACTTTGTTCagactaaaatttaaaaacgaACTTGACCCTTGATTTGAAAAAATCCAATGATGTGTGGGTCTAATTAAGACTACATTAACTTGAAATataaacgaaaaaaaaaattataaattttcatataatgatttttttcaaaaagttatctgattaataaatataatatgtaCATTAAAATTTCTCTTGTGTTGCTTTCACTTCATTGTGATttttgtcatatatatatatatatatataagagaataataatattttgtggaaaaaaatatttttctctatacattttaaaaatatagaaatattatCTCTTCACCACTTAGTTAAAATGTCTGAATTGGTGGATAAAGAGATGGATTTTTTAGATATACAGTAAAAAAAGGTTACCAACGGGTGGTTAATTTGAGTGGTAAGATTTGACACATTAACTAAGTGGTTACTAGTTAGTGGTTTCATTTTTTACTTATGGacataaagaaaatatgattAAGAAGAGAAATTACACGTTGTTCGTACAACTAATCTTTGACGAAAACTATACTCTACTAAATGACAATGGATATTTCGCACCTAtaatatgtttataaaaaatacaataaaagttGTTTCATTTATATACACTTATTTGGGGGAAAATGCACATGAATTCATTGTGGTAACACATCATTTAATGAGATGAAAATATAAGGCTGATTTGGTGGTTGGGGTGAAAGAGTAAATGAGTGAAATGATATAGTAGTCTCGGGTTCGATTTTCCCTTCCACCATTTTGCTAGCATtgaccattttaaaaaaaaaatcatttaatgaGTTAAAAACACATTGTAAATAAAAGGCATAACTTTGAAAGTCAACAGTGTTGGTCCTATGCAATTTAAACAtgtaaaaacattttatatatttatatgaaatactaAAAACAAATGCGTTTGCCGGGAGTCGAACCCGGGTCTATTGCTTGGAAGGCAATTATCCTAACCGTTGGACTACAAACGCTACTCGATGCTTACTATCCATATGCAACattattgaatttaaatatgCCTAATATAATGTCTCAGCAGCAATGTCGTATTATACTATTATTGTATGTCAGTTTGTGTATGTAAACAGCACACACAGCACTCAACATTTTTTAAACAGAGtattgattaataatttataattgtaccGGTACAAGAGTAAATTGtccaacataaaaaataaaaaaataaacaagagATCAATTGAAATACATTTTCATCTTAAACATTTGAACTATAAGACAAATTACAACTActtatatctattatattagaAAAGTAATATAAAATGTTCTTGCCAACAATTTgagaatatatttaatttagccacaaatataacatattattaataaaatcaatattacaTGTTACAGTATATATTTAAGCGgaatttatttgacaatatgTTGTAGGTTATTAATAAagtcaatttttcttttgacaaaaattgTAGGTTAATTGTTAGTTTATATTAAGATTAATGAGGTGGGTGACATTAGAACCCTTAACCTCCGAACCTCGAATTCCTAGTACATCATAAGTATCACAATTTCACCAATTTATTGAACTGCCACCTCTAAGATTTATTCAGGaaaacttaataaatatatttaaaataaatattaaaaattacaattatctCCCACATCTCAATATTTAAAGGGTATGtcctatttaatttattcattaagAGATATAAATCTATTAGACTCTTGTGCAAATGAAGATGGTTTTTCTTGTATAAAACACATGAAGATACTTTACTTTAATTGAGAGGCTTTTAGAGACTAATTCAAATATGACCTTACTAAAAGAAGTTTGTGGCAGGATATCTGAAATGCTTCCCACATATATATGCAAATGATGTGTCTAAATCTTGAACCAAACAAAAGTAATACTCCCCCAAtccacaataaataaataattccaACATTtcacactaaaaaaaattacataaatatatgAGGATAGTATTGTTAATAAATTCTCTTGAATATTATAATTCATGCAAAAAAATAGTAAACTAAGAGTAATATACATGTATTAATcagagtgttcatttgaaaataattataatttaggcACTCTCCAAGGTTTTACATTAGTGACGCAACACGagggaaaaaaacaaaaaagtttgaCAGCACCCAAAATCGACCAAGTTACACTGCAGAAATTTAACGGATCAACCATTGCAGAGTTGCTTCTTGATCAGTGTCAAGCTTCTAGGAGATTCCTATCCAGCCATCTAAAGAACTAAACATGCATATATGTAACTTCTAAACCCAGAAAGGAGTGTCAAGATTATTGGTGTGCTTTCCTGTTTTACTTCATCAAATTCTAGGTGCTGCAATAAGAAATTCGTCGTCAGTTGAGTGCTAAGAAAAATAGGTGAGTGCTAAGAAGAATAGGAAAATAGACACGGGAAATAAACAATAGGAAAAGAAAATATTCCTACGCAAAATTGTTAGTAGGATTAAtggttcattttcatttttgactATCCATTGTTTGTCAATGGCAGAAGGCCAAAAATTCGCCATTGCGGCCAATGGCAGAACCATGGCTGACATTTAATAACACTATGACGACAATTGATAATTGGCGTGCTAATAGGATTAATGGTTCATTTGTATAGACAGTATATTTCTGTAACAACTTGCGCAGAGCTTCTGCAAATCCTTGCTtccgttttcatttttttactttttttagcTGGACAATACACCTGACCCAACAAATTACATCTTCCATGTTATGTTACTATTATATATACTATTGTGAGTGCATCAATACACCTGACCCAACAAACTAATATTCAGttctttaatttttcaaaaatcctTAACAACCTTGTGGCATTGAAGATATGTTTTTGAAGAGGTTTTGCATTGAACATTAAATGGATAGTTGATAAATTTTGCAATTAGTagatcttttttttatatttttctaccATGTTTAGTATAGTTGTATCGGAATTTTTTGTACTATGTAAGCTTACAATTTTACTTTATCATAGCTTTTAAGCCtgaacaaattaaattaaactttgCTAATCTTGTTTATCAAAGATGTAAAAGATTAGTTTGACCAATAAACTGAGTTCAAATTCATAGTTAGTTGGCAAGCATAAAGGTTTTCTTGAGAGTCACTGATTCTTCATAgcaaataacataaataaagatTACAGTATAATTCAGAGTATCTACCTCCACCCATTGTTGCTTCTGGCAACCGCTCGATTGAGTATCTGTGTTTAGTGATGTACATTATTGGCACACCAGGAATCTGAAATACAGAAATCAAGTTCATGGGTCATGCATCCAGGTCCAAAACATCAAAACAATGATAATCAGagaaattattaatgattttacCTTCCGGATTCTCCTCTTCAAGTCACGATCACATGTTGCGACAATGAAACACTTATGCTGTTCCAAGAAAATGGtttgtttaaataatttgaagCAAAACAATGACATAGGAAGTAGGTGTGTGTTGCTGTTACCGTtacttttatttgaaattattccTTAATATAAGTGTTCTTCTAAATGGATATACATTACAATCACCAAAAAATTGGAAACCATGAACACCAAGAATTAAGCAAATAATACTTGATTGTATTCATTAGCTTAGTTAAGaattcacaattaaaaaagCTTTGTTTCAATATTCACTTTTCAAAAGTAGATTAAGATAGGAGAGAGGAAAAGTAACTCTAACTCTCAAAGATGCAAAAGTAACAATATTCTACTAAGTTAATTTCCATCTCAAAAGGTCAATAGAAACTAGTTTACTGATCTAGATGACCCTATGCACTGCTAAGATATCATAATTTTTCGTCAATTCTGAAAGGCGTTAAATCAATctaaacaatcaaattaaaatacagGATGCTGTCCAATATTTAAGAAGTACTTCAAATAAATCACACCTGAGTAACTCTCTCAACAAGACAATCATCGGCATAGGTCCCCTTATGAGTACAGAGTAATCTCTCAAATCGAGGATCCTTTGCAATCCTGTCAATGTAACAGAGATAAATCAATACACACAGAAGCTAAAActggaataatataattcattttctcTACTAAATAAGCTGAGAGATGGcttatatcataaatataacCAATAGCAGCATGAAAAAACAGGATGGCAGATAAAAGCAATGATATATCACGGAGTTTAGGCGTTCCAGGATTTGGTTTTCCTTTCAACACTAGCTGTTTTAAATAGACATGTTCTTCCCTTTGAGATTTAATACACTTCTACTAGAGAAAATGGATGAAGTTGTAAGTTCGGATATCTGATTTCTTTTATCTTCCACAAAAATTATGGATTTTATTTTAGCATAAAAATGTCCCATCAAAAACTTGATTTATAAAGCATATGGTGAGgacaaaaactaaataaaaagcATAGGCAAGACCAGCATGCATAATTGCATAAGTAACTAcgtatataaatttcaatactTTGACGTGGATCGAACGGCTATTCTCCTAACAGTAAGTACTAGGACTAAGACATTCCCGGAGGTTCCTACAATTGAGAAAAAATCTCCATACGATTATATGTACTATATTGCACATGATGGTCAGTGCCACTGTCTTTCTAGTAGTCATTCTTCTTTCTAAGATGGTCAGTGCCACTGTCTTTCTTGATTCATGTAGGATGGGTTGGTTAAGGCAAAGCAGGTTATCAAGAATCCATTCAATTAGATCCTGGTTCATTGGCCTTGCCCCTTTCCACTCCTTCACCTCTTTAACTGGGGGACAGGCAGTTGAACTCAAAGCTGCTGGAACGAGAGTTTAAGAAAGAGGCGGAACATCACTCTCCGTGGCAGCAAAGGGAAAACGAGATATTGATTCAGTCGGAGATAGACTTTCGATGAGCCCCAGTAGATGCACAATGAGCTCCAGCATATGATAATATAAACCAATAACAATTAAGGCATGTGACATAAGATCTACCTTAGAGCTACACGATACTTTTGGCCCAACTTCTCAAGTTCTGCCATCACACAGTCTGTGATACACGGGGTACCTGAAAATCCAAGTATCAACAGAACAAGAGTAAGTACAGTTTATAGGATTTTAGATTCAATCTTGGGAAAGACTATCAAAACGTAAGCTCAAAAACTCAATGGGAGCCCCAACATTCAACTAAACTTAGACATGAAAAACATGAATTGAGTCAAGTTATCATCAATTCAAACTCACATTTTGCATATAAGCAGTCCATCATTCCTTTCTCCAGATCCAACTGCATGAACAAAACCCTTTGTGTGAGCCAGCAACAAAGAAACTTGAAAAAGAAGATTACAAAActtatacaattttaataagaTCAATCTAACACTGAAATGCAATATGGtgctctatttttttattttatttaaatgagaTATGAACATcacaataacaaatatttcaaagaggaaaataaaaaaacaaaattaaagcaAAACGAATAACACATACTTTATTCTGGATGGAGAAATTGATGAAGTTAGTATCCACCAAAACACGATATGGGGGTCCTAAAGCGGTATTGTATTGAAAGAAAAGCGCCGAAGAATGACTAGGACTGAATATGCAAATTCAAAACAGAAaatattaaaaccaaaaataaaagtaGGTCAAAGTTTATACTATATTACAATAGGAATGAAAAGTGGGAACAACAAAGGCTTACACGTTTCTGGGCAATTTATCTTTAAGAGTGTTCTTCTTTTCAGGGTTTAAAACCGCTTCTTTATGGCTGAAATTGACACAAAATTGAAACACATAAAACAGAGCAAAACGAAGCATAAGATTTGACtttgagagagaaaataaaagtcaCCTTTTGATTGCTTTAGAAGTGACAAGCTTCTTCATAACCGCAAATTTGGGTCCCGTTTTAGCTTTACCCATTGTAGATAGATTGATTCTGCAAAACCCTATTCAGTTGagtagtaaaaaaatacaaGACGAGTTAGCGAGAAAAATAAACATGTGGTAAGTAATAAGAAAAGGAATAGAAGGAAGATGAAGCATACTCAAAGAGAAGACCGATAAGCGAGCAATGCAAAGAGCACTGAGGGGAACGAAGAGCGTGTTGGGGGCGGTGCAGAATGGTGTGCAGGCGAGTCACTCAGACTTTACTGGGCCGGATTAGATTcccttttaatttcaacttataattatagttttattcatatttatatcGGATATTCAAgtgataattaataattaaatattaaattttgttaaaaataattgattagtgaagattgtcttttttttatatatataaaataattcatgGTTACACTCTCAAGTAGTAAATGGAGAagtgaaaaaatttatatttggaaCTAACATTTAtaggtatttttatttatgtaactATTAATTGAGTTGTATTTATGGACTGAAAGattattttataactaattgataaataataaatatttatcttgtggATAGTTTATAcatgaaattataattaatatattataatttatagtttaatttaattatattataattttcttaacaTTTTTATCTATATGTTATTTAAAGACACATCACtaatttaagataattttttatttaaaaatattgttttaagaAATatcatcttttaattaattaatcggtgttaaatatttgtcttttaatttattattatatgtagTTGTATTAGAGAAAAAATTATATGCATGATTAGtgtaaagtaattaatattaacGTTCAATAAAAATAGAGTATATGGTACTTATTTGAAAATGACAATTACAAAATAGACTTAACATGACAAGATGATAGATTCTGACTGGACATCGCTAGAGGATCGATCTTTAACTTTTACTTTAATCTTTTTCCCATACCCATCACCTTCGATTTTGTGTACCTATATTTCTCAACCACTATTGTGCGACACCCCTTCACTAACTTATCTCCATGTAACTCCTCATCCAACAATCTTCACGACCTATCTTTACCTTGCGCTCAAGACCCACCACTAACATAAGAGTATAACTTATTCTCCTAAAAGTATCTCACTCCCACCACCTTAGGATCTAGCATGGTGAATTGGCGCCCACTAGTACGAGTAGACAAAGTTCAGTTCTGAATTATAaccatttgaaaattgaaccgaattagtttttagtttaaaaaaactgagccaaatcgattttcagttcaaaaaactGAACTCCGGTGAATTGTTTTATTACtttgaaccgaactggtttaacttagtttttttgttcatataggccaaattttacataattacctctaattatttctaaaaaacaaATTCGGTTCTAGTTTTTTCGAACTAAAAATCGATTCGATTTAGtttttcaaactgaaaaccagttcggttctatttttgaaaaaccagttaaaaaatagtttggttctctatttttataaattagttcAGTTAAAAAACAGTTTGGTTCAGTTCTgcaatttgattcaatttttttttttgaacacctCTACCAACTAAAGCCACATTCACACCTTAAAGGACCATTTAGTTGGGATTAAAGGGAGACTCTCTCTCCATCCTGGAATAATGCATAGTTCTCTCTCCATCATTGGATCACGGTCTCGTGCGCCTTCCCCAAAAATTATCGTCGAATAAAGGTATTACACTTAATTTTCATTGTGTCGTTGTTGTGAGTGTTTTATGTAAAAGCTTTTTTAAGTGATATAGGTTTTCCAATTCtcaaagataaatatataatttaggtGTTTGTTGGAATGCTCAATCAGAATTAGTTTATTTTGGATAAAATTAGTGGACAAACTCATCTAATGTT from Cicer arietinum cultivar CDC Frontier isolate Library 1 chromosome 3, Cicar.CDCFrontier_v2.0, whole genome shotgun sequence encodes:
- the LOC101496628 gene encoding uncharacterized protein, giving the protein MGKAKTGPKFAVMKKLVTSKAIKSHKEAVLNPEKKNTLKDKLPRNVPSHSSALFFQYNTALGPPYRVLVDTNFINFSIQNKLDLEKGMMDCLYAKCTPCITDCVMAELEKLGQKYRVALRIAKDPRFERLLCTHKGTYADDCLVERVTQHKCFIVATCDRDLKRRIRKIPGVPIMYITKHRYSIERLPEATMGGAPRI